The sequence below is a genomic window from Uranotaenia lowii strain MFRU-FL chromosome 2, ASM2978415v1, whole genome shotgun sequence.
AAAATCGGGACACTGCCAGGCGTCGGTTGAATCAAGATGTTTGGTGACACAACTCGAGGGCTTGTGCCGAATGTGCTTAGAACGCATGATACGATATCGCGGTGATGTTGCGCTGTAGCTGGATTTACCAGCTGTTGGAATAGATTGTGCTGAGAAACTTCACCACGAGCAATACCATGCAACAGTGCCTGAGCCTCTGGGCGTTTAAGAATTTCTGCTTGACGAGCATCGTTCATGGGATGATGCATTTGatttagatgcaacattttttGCAACAGTTCGTTctgctgttgttgatgatgCAGCATGTTGATCGGATGTGGAGCTTGATGGTGAGGAGGATGTGTTCCCGGTGGGTGTGGAGCGTTATGAGGATGATGCCCCGGTTGGTTATCGGAGATCTGAGCCATCAGTTTTTTGAAAGCATTCATTTCCTGCTGTTGATCAATGTTTGACGATGGGGTTATCAATCTTGGAATGGTAGGGCCATTGTTCGGGTTGCTTGCAACTGTAACGCCATTATTACCAGTGCGAGGAGTGGCGTCGTTTTGACGGAAACGTGCTTCCAGTTCTTCGACACTATGGATCTGGCCAACATTGGGAGAGGGTTGAATATTTCCAGTATTTCCTCCAGGTGGACCTCCGACTCCGAGTAGCTGCTGCAAGCTGCGATTTTGCATCTGttgatgctgatgctgctgctgttgttgatgatgCAATGCAGCATTATTAGGTGGATGTCCCATAGGATGTTGAGGCCCATGCGTAGGTGGCGGTTGATGTTGGAGAGGATGCGGATGAAGATGTTCACGCTCACGTTGTTGATGTTGCAtctgttgatgttgttgttgttgctgctgttgttgctttTCACTACGTTGGAATAGTTCTAACAGTGAGTTTGAAGACGTACTCGCAGCAGGAGAGATCGGAGCAAAGTATTTGTTAGAATTTGAGTCCGGAATGTGTTCGTCCAGTGCTGAAGATGTAAAATCATTAATCATGTTGTTGATTTCATCTTGAAGAGAAGAACGACGACTGTCGAATTGAATATTTGGCTGTGGTTTTTGCGGAGGTCCTTGAATCTGTGAGGAACTTGTCTGCGATGGATTGTCTTGACGGAACCATTGAGAAAATCTGGAACCACCACCAGTGCTGGTATCTTTACCAGGAAGATCGGgctaaaaattacacaaaaattaaattagtaaTAATTCAGAATCAAACTAGAAATTATAGGTTGTTCTGACGAAATTTGTCtaatttaatctaaaaaaaaacttattaaaaacgtTCTACTCACATAAAGTAGACTGTTGGGTAATGCATCCAGCTtcagaaaatcttcaaaattgaaatcGTCATCTGTTGTTGGTGGCTGAGCTTctttgctgctgttgttgttagcAGATGGTTGCTCGATCAGTATGTTCGCAATACCTCCTAGAGGGGCTGATGAGGACGATCCAGTACCGGTATTGTTTCCGATGCCCCCTCCAATAGTGCCAGGTTGATGACCAATCGGTTTGGTTGAACCGTTACCCTCGCAGGCTCCATCTCCTGGAGTTCGATGGTCCAGTTGAGCTGAGCCATCATGTCTGTTATTAGAGCTTGATTTATCGTCGCTACTATTGCCAGCACTGGTCTGTTGCATATTGGCATTGTTATTACGATCGTTTGAAGAATTAGTTTTAGATTCTTTGATATCTTTGGTTTCCTTTTCCGGCTTGATCTCGTCCTCCGGAATGGGATCGTCGAAACCTCGAAGCTCAATGGTATCGGTCTGGGAAGTGGGTTCGCTAAACCATTCTGGCTCCTCGTCCCGATGATCACTGTAAAGACGTCTACGATCATGATGAGAATGATGGTTGTTGGAATAGCGTCCACCACCGCCGTGAGAGTCGTTGTAAGAATTGGAATATCGAGAGTTCATCCGGGGATTGCGAACTTCTTTGTCACCGTGGTCATAGTCCCTATTAAGAGGTCTACGTTCGTAGCGATCTTCGCGATCGCGTTCGCGATCTCTGTCATAATCTTTGCGATAATCTTTGTCGCGATCCATCCGTTCCCGAGAATCTCTAGAGTCTCTCATATCGCGAGCATCTCGAAGATCCCTACCGTCTCTGGAATCACGAGCGTCTCTAGACTCGCGAGAATCTCTGGACTCTCCTCGCGCATCACGGTCTCTATCCCGGAATGGCATGTTGTTCGATTGCCGGTAATCATTGCTTTCAGGATCGTTTTTATCTGGTCGATAATCCCATGAAACATCTCTCGAAAGAATGCGACCACTTCCAATGCGACGTTCTCGGGGCCCAAACAAATTCTCCCTTTCGTTCCGAATCAAACCGCTACCAATAGTAAGATTGCTTGGCCCAGATGTTGGTGCTGCTGGCATCTGGCAACCCATATTGAAATTGCGTCTTTGTGGGGAGAGAACAATGCTATCCTCCTTGCGTAATCGATCCTTCGGATCACGCAAATCCATTCCACCGGAACGACGAATTTCAATACGTTCAATACTACTGCCGCCTCCGTTACCATTTCCGGAATCATTGTTTCCTGAATACATGCTGCGGTTTCTTCCATATCCTGCCGGTGCACCGTTGCCTCCATTTTCATCAGAAAAGCCTTGCCTTGGATTTCTGGCCAACATGGTAACCAACTTAACATCCCTTTCTGATTCCTGCGTTTGCATAAATGGTGGCAGTTCTTTGGATATATCAGCATTACGAAGGGCCAGCAGCTCTTCCACCGAGTAACGCATCCAATTTTCCCTATCAATTGTAGGAATGGGAACGAAATTTTCCGGATCTGGCGACTGTTCCATCTGATGCAGTTCCTTCGGTGAGTACCTAGATTTATTACCCTTCTCCTTGGCTTGGGAGTCCTTCTCGGAGACCGCAGACTTTTCTCCGTATCTCGAACCTCCCAAATCCTTTCCCGAATGTCTCATCCGTCCCTTGTTGTTGAAGGAAGGGGCATCTTTACTTTCGCCGAATTCACTATTGGGTGTGTACCTTACCAGAACACATCTGGTGGACAGTATGGCTGGATCCATGGCCTCTAAATCGCTCTTTCCATCTGTACCATTGCCTcctccaccaccaccaccaccactgTCTGCTGATGACGAAAGCGACAAAGATGACGAGGAAGTACCTTTCGATTTTCCATCTCCACCAATACCAGGTAATCCACTTCCGCCACTGTCCGACCGATGGTGCTCCTTTATGGTCGGCGTTTGGCGAAGGGTTTCCAATAGAATTGACGACTGCAGATCCGCCTTTATCGAATCCGACATAGTTCCGTTACCTCAGATCTACACAGAAAACTACCCACGGATTTTCACACTTTCCTGCTGCTTCTCTTTGCTCCCCAAAAAACAATGATGGATGAAAAAGTTTCTACTTCTCGTCGTTTGACGTTGTTCCACTAACACTAATccaaaataattatctttttgACAGTTCCCGATGTACTTACGCTctttattcaaacttaacctAACGCACACTATCAAAC
It includes:
- the LOC129745523 gene encoding putative uncharacterized protein DDB_G0271606, which codes for MSDSIKADLQSSILLETLRQTPTIKEHHRSDSGGSGLPGIGGDGKSKGTSSSSLSLSSSADSGGGGGGGGNGTDGKSDLEAMDPAILSTRCVLVRYTPNSEFGESKDAPSFNNKGRMRHSGKDLGGSRYGEKSAVSEKDSQAKEKGNKSRYSPKELHQMEQSPDPENFVPIPTIDRENWMRYSVEELLALRNADISKELPPFMQTQESERDVKLVTMLARNPRQGFSDENGGNGAPAGYGRNRSMYSGNNDSGNGNGGGSSIERIEIRRSGGMDLRDPKDRLRKEDSIVLSPQRRNFNMGCQMPAAPTSGPSNLTIGSGLIRNERENLFGPRERRIGSGRILSRDVSWDYRPDKNDPESNDYRQSNNMPFRDRDRDARGESRDSRESRDARDSRDGRDLRDARDMRDSRDSRERMDRDKDYRKDYDRDRERDREDRYERRPLNRDYDHGDKEVRNPRMNSRYSNSYNDSHGGGGRYSNNHHSHHDRRRLYSDHRDEEPEWFSEPTSQTDTIELRGFDDPIPEDEIKPEKETKDIKESKTNSSNDRNNNANMQQTSAGNSSDDKSSSNNRHDGSAQLDHRTPGDGACEGNGSTKPIGHQPGTIGGGIGNNTGTGSSSSAPLGGIANILIEQPSANNNSSKEAQPPTTDDDFNFEDFLKLDALPNSLLYPDLPGKDTSTGGGSRFSQWFRQDNPSQTSSSQIQGPPQKPQPNIQFDSRRSSLQDEINNMINDFTSSALDEHIPDSNSNKYFAPISPAASTSSNSLLELFQRSEKQQQQQQQQHQQMQHQQREREHLHPHPLQHQPPPTHGPQHPMGHPPNNAALHHQQQQQHQHQQMQNRSLQQLLGVGGPPGGNTGNIQPSPNVGQIHSVEELEARFRQNDATPRTGNNGVTVASNPNNGPTIPRLITPSSNIDQQQEMNAFKKLMAQISDNQPGHHPHNAPHPPGTHPPHHQAPHPINMLHHQQQQNELLQKMLHLNQMHHPMNDARQAEILKRPEAQALLHGIARGEVSQHNLFQQLVNPATAQHHRDIVSCVLSTFGTSPRVVSPNILIQPTPGSVPILPQAAVPPAAAVAAAAANNANLLFQHHSKQQMRLSPLPSGMPQRIPSPRELQFHTQSIMQNALIRKKLEEQRENYRKRQEQQAQQQQNRQQETSSAASSLTSSATTTTTTAVGANQSGVSASGPGNQQGNNTSNSGMVAPSTAIATPVVTSSITSPVKQNQPSHSHSQHTSSPTPLAFTPTSVLRKMTAEKESESIINNNSNQNIPITANANNMHQPNERPPLGITQGQNLLMSLTNPMNQQRNLNALSQSQNPQQTNQPGPLPAMSHPPHHQLGGPPVGQHPNQILPPPMSHQQQPPPPNPQQMRPGQHQPTGMPANIPWNMKQPHPGQQPLPQMSKPQGRPILKGGNNPQPTSQPQMPPQMPFTSNLEFQQQMQQFQNRSGNPILGSHQTPQQQQQHQQQQQMMQQQHNPHQNQMNPHLQQMLQQRQQQQRAIRSQHMQQMPPSFRQQSQAQGAGPGPHPHQSGPGQQAPQGGSGIINYQRDGGLSPTSNQLARWFSPELLAQASAGKLPSLGVGQGMSLEEFERNMQHSSATVHN